The following proteins are encoded in a genomic region of candidate division TA06 bacterium:
- a CDS encoding YbjQ family protein — protein sequence MRIVRLIGSLAFVLGIFIVVFAGVPWHVMVANDPVVPWWLRITIFCLLGGILLVLLTVALEQRKNRAAEEQPTLVESQSQILLLNSTDVPNRQITKILGLVKGHTIFAIWLGKDLSALVRLVLGGELTEYTEMMGRARKVATNRMISQAEKLGADAIINVRYMTTSVIGSAAELLAYGTAIKLSK from the coding sequence ATGAGGATAGTGAGACTGATTGGCTCTCTGGCTTTTGTGCTCGGGATCTTCATCGTAGTATTTGCAGGAGTACCCTGGCACGTGATGGTTGCCAATGACCCGGTCGTCCCCTGGTGGCTCAGGATAACAATTTTCTGTCTTCTGGGTGGTATCCTACTAGTCCTGCTGACAGTCGCCCTCGAACAAAGGAAAAACAGGGCGGCAGAAGAGCAGCCTACACTTGTCGAGTCACAATCACAGATTTTGCTACTGAATTCTACAGATGTACCTAACCGCCAGATCACCAAGATTCTCGGTTTGGTCAAAGGACACACTATTTTTGCCATCTGGCTTGGAAAGGATCTTTCTGCCTTGGTGCGACTGGTTCTTGGCGGTGAACTGACTGAGTACACGGAGATGATGGGAAGGGCTCGCAAGGTAGCTACTAATCGGATGATCAGCCAGGCTGAGAAGCTCGGGGCTGACGCAATCATCAACGTGCGCTATATGACCACCAGCGTCATCGGCAGTGCCGCTGAACTTCTAGCCTACGGCACAGCCATCAAACTAAGCAAATAA